From one Alosa alosa isolate M-15738 ecotype Scorff River chromosome 5, AALO_Geno_1.1, whole genome shotgun sequence genomic stretch:
- the gdnfb gene encoding glial cell line-derived neurotrophic factor, which produces MTDNRQQKSPFKDDMITQSPQQLEDVLDFIKSTISRLRRSAEQGTNLALMEKRPRRRAQAGGRRGQSGGTWASGQGGGGGRRRGKGGSGQAHGCKLRQIQLNVSDLGLGYQTREEMIFRYCSGPCTNSETNYDKILNNLTQNRKLLRDSPPHACCRPIAFDDDLSFLDDNLIYHTMKKHSARKCGCV; this is translated from the exons ATGACGGACAACAGACAACAAAAATCACCATTCAAAG ACGATATGATAACCCAGAGCCCCCAGCAGCTAGAGGATGTTCTGGACTTCATCAAGAGCACTATCAGTAGACTGAGGAGATCAGCCGAGCAGGGCACAAACTTGGCACTGATGGAGAAGCGGCCGAGGAGGAGGGCACaggcaggagggaggagagggcagaGTGGGGGCACGTGGGCATCAGGTCagggcggcggcggcggcaggcGTCGAGGGAAGGGAGGCAGCGGCCAGGCTCATGGCTGCAAGCTGAGGCAGATCCAGCTGAACGTGTCCGACCTGGGGCTGGGCTACCAGACCAGAGAGGAGATGATCTTCAGGTACTGCAGCGGGCCCTGCACCAACTCCGAGACCAACTACGACAAGATCCTCAACAACCTCACGCAAAACAGGAAGCTGCTGCGGGACAGCCCGCCACACGCCTGCTGCCGTCCAATTGCATTTGATGATGACCTGTCATTTCTGGATGATAACTTGATATACCACACCATGAAGAAGCACTCGGCCAGAAAGTGTGGCTGTGTCTGA